The genomic DNA TGGACCGCGACCCGACTGGACGACACCCTGGTCTCCCTCCTCGCAGCGCTCGCCTTGATCGCCACCGGAGTGCTCCCGGTCGACACGTTCTTCGCCTCCCTCGGGGACCCGACGATCTGGCTGCTGATCGGCGCGTTCGTGATCGCGGCAGGAGTGACTTCGTCTGGCCTCGCGATGCGCGGCGCCGCCCACCTGCTGCGTCGGGCGCGCAGTCCGCGAGCGCTGTTCCACCTCACGACCGTCGCCCTGACCCTCACGGCGTTCGCAGTGCCGGCGACATCCGGTCGGGCCGCTCTCGCCATCCCGGTCTTCACTGCAGTGGCAGCAGTCCTCGCGGGCCGCGAGAAGCTGGTGAAGGCGCTCGCGCTGCTCTTCCCGACGGTCATCCTGCTTTCGGCCGCGGCATCCCTCCTCGGGGCCGGCGCGCACATCATCACCAACCAGCTGCTGGTCGCCGCCGGCGGTGAAGGGTTCACCTTCCTCAGCTGGTTGTGGTTCGGGCTGCCGGTGGCGGTGATCTCCTCGCACCTCGCCTGCGAGATCATCCTGTGGCGGTTCACCGATCGCCCCGATCGCGCCGGCCGGCTGCGGATCGGTCTCGCCGATTTCGAACGCACCGCGCCGATGCCGGTGACCGGGCCGCTGCGGGCCGATGAATGGCGGGCGACGGCGCTGCTGGCCGGCGTGATCGTGCTCTGGAGCACAGAGCCGCTGCATCAGCTCTCCCCGGCACTCGTCGCTCTGCTCGGCGCGGTCGCCGCGGTCTCGCCGGTGATCGGCTGCACGCGTCTTCCCGCGGCTGTGGCGAAGGTGCCGTGGGGGCTGCTCCTCTTCCTCGCCGCGACGCTCGCGCTGGCATCCGCGCTCACCGAGACGGGTGCGGCGGTCTGGCTGAGCGGGTCCGCCCTCGCCCCGCTCGCGGGATTGGGTGCGGGCGGGGGCATCGCCTTCATCCTCGTGGTGATCGGACTCTCGATCGCCGCGCATCTGCTCATCCCGTCGCGGTCGGCGCGTTCGGCCGCGGTCATCCCGGTGGTGATCGCGCTCGCGCCAGGTCTCGGCGTCGAGCCCATGGCGGCCGCGTTCGCGTCGACG from Microbacterium sp. LWO13-1.2 includes the following:
- a CDS encoding SLC13 family permease, with the protein product MSTLIDSRTGVNSTTPEILEPPTERPKHVRFATIPPVRMSGAGRSLPERAPQLRDRPAPPRSRAIGGRDRMRRVIALVALAAVLAAGAAMALSAAGAPVSTAAGAAGGLTVPVAITVTVFLLAVWAWTATRLDDTLVSLLAALALIATGVLPVDTFFASLGDPTIWLLIGAFVIAAGVTSSGLAMRGAAHLLRRARSPRALFHLTTVALTLTAFAVPATSGRAALAIPVFTAVAAVLAGREKLVKALALLFPTVILLSAAASLLGAGAHIITNQLLVAAGGEGFTFLSWLWFGLPVAVISSHLACEIILWRFTDRPDRAGRLRIGLADFERTAPMPVTGPLRADEWRATALLAGVIVLWSTEPLHQLSPALVALLGAVAAVSPVIGCTRLPAAVAKVPWGLLLFLAATLALASALTETGAAVWLSGSALAPLAGLGAGGGIAFILVVIGLSIAAHLLIPSRSARSAAVIPVVIALAPGLGVEPMAAAFASTVAAGFCHTLPSSAKPVAMFADPAAVPGGFAPRDLRRLSIVLAPMMFALVAVCAFWIWPAMGMPLMR